In the genome of bacterium SCSIO 12827, the window GTAGGGCTGGGACATATCCTCGCCCACGGCGTTGAGGGCGCTCAACACCGACCAGGTGCCGTAGACGTAATTGGTGCCCCAGCGCCCAAACCAGGACCCGTCTTCTTCCTGCTCGTCCTTCAGGAAGCGGATCGCGCGAGCGACCACGGCGTCATCCGCGCCGTAACCGAGCTGCGCCAGCATGCCGAGGCAACGCGCGCTGACGTCGGACGTCGGCGGGTCCAACAGCGCCCCGTGGTCGGCGAAGGGAATGTGGTTCAGGTGATAGGCTTCGTTCTCGGCATCGAAGGCGCCCCAGCCGCCGTTCTCGCTCTGCATGCCGATGATCCATTCGACGCCGCGATCGATGGCATCCTTGTAGCGCACGGGGTCGGCGCGGTGCAGGGCCATGATGACGACCGCCGTGTCGTCCACGTCGGGGTAATGGTCGTTCCAGTACTGGAAGGCCCAGCCGCCGGGGCGCAGGTCCGGACGCTTCTTGGCCCAGTCGCCCTTGACGTCGGTGATCTGGCGGTCGACCAGCCATTCGGCGGCCTTGTCGAGTACGACGTCGCCCGCTTCCATGCCGCTTTCCTGCATGGCGTGCATGGCCAGCCCCGTGTCCCACACGGGCGACAGGCAGGGCTGGCAATAGGCTTCGCCGTCGCGTTCCACGACCAGCTTTTCGATGGCCCCCCGCGCCGTCAGGAAATCAGGATGATCGCGGGGATAGCCCAGCACGTCCTAAGCCATGACCGCGTTGGCCATGGCGGGGAAGATGCCGCCCAGGCCGTCCTCGCCGTTCAGGCGCGTCTTCACGAAGTCCATGCACTTGGTGATGGCCTTCTTCTCCAGCCACTGGGGGATCATCGGCTGCACCAGCCGCGCCGCCTTATCGATGGCCAGGAACACGTTGCCCAAGACATGGCCCGTGGGATTGTGCAGGAAATCGGTCTGCTTGAACGGATCTTCGGCAAAGAGTTCGCGGATGCCAACGCCGCGCGGATTGCGCGCCTTGGGCCGGGTCGCGGCCAGCACGAACAGCGGAATCATCACCGTCCGCGACCAATAGGCGACCTTGTCGATATGGAACGGCGACCAGGACGGCAGCAGCATGGCTTCCGGGCGGATCACCGGCGCCGCGCGCCAGGGAACCTGTTCGAACAGGGCAAGTGCGATGCGCGTGAAAACGTTCGAGCGCGCAGCACCACCACGCGCCAGCACCGCCGCCCGCGCCTTGGCCATGTGGGGGGCGTCCGGGTCGTCGCCAATCAGCTTCAGGGCGTAGTAGGCTTTGACTGTGGCGCTCATGTCGAAATCGCCGTCATGGAACAGCGGCCAGCCGCCGTGTTTGCCCTGAATGCGGCGCAGATAGTTGCCCATCTTGGCCTCGATGGCCTCGCGGGGCTCGCCCAGGTAATGGTTGAGAAGAATGTACTCGGCGGGGATCGTCGCGTCCGCTTCCAACTCAAACGCCCAACTGCCGTCCTTGGCTTGCTGACCGGCCAGCCAGGCGCGGGCTTCGTCGATGGTGGCGTCCAGATCCGCCTGTGCGCGGCCATCAAGGGCCGCCTCGCCGGAACCGGCATTCGGCGTATCGTCCTCTGGCTGCATGGAGATGTCCATCACGTCACCGCTTGAATCTTTTGTTATCAGGCCATTAATCGCCCAGATGTACTCTTCGCAGGCGCAAAATTCAATGCCTGCGGCGATCCGGCCCCTTCTTTCAGAAAGGGCCTCTGGAATCAAGAAGATGACAAGGACGTGACAACCATGTCGGCGGCCCGGAAACCGGACCGGATGGAACCTTCGATGGTCGCCGGCAGGCCCGTGGCCGTCCAATCGCCGGCCAGGAGCAGATTATGCCAAGCCGTCCGCGGCGCAGGACGGCGGCGATCCTCGGCCGGAGTCTGGCTGATGGTCGCCCGCTTTTCCTTGACGATACGCCAGGGTGGCAGCGGGCCGTCCGCCAATCCCAGGGCCGCCCGCACCTCGGGCCAAAGGCGCATTGCGATCGCTTCGTTGGCCTCTGCCGCCAGGGCGTCTGCGGCGCTGACCGTGACCGAGGCGACATCGTCGCGCAGAAACACCCATTGCGCCGTGCCGCCGACCAGCCCGACCAAGGGGGGGGCCGCCGGCACCGGTTGCGTCAGCCGGAAATGGGCGTTGACGATGGCATGGCTGCCCTGCGGCCCGTTCAGGTCCGGCACGACGTCTGCCGCCGCCCATGCGGGCACGGCCAAAATAACTTGGTCATCCGGGTCCAGCACCACCGTGGCGCCGGCGAAATCGAGCGCACGGACTTGCCCGTCACCAAAGTCTAAAGCGCGCAAACGGTTGTTGAACCGAACCTCCGCCCCCTTCGCCGCCAGATAATCGAGCGCCGGATCAACGAAGCTGTCGCTCAACCCCACCCGCGCCATCAGGGGCTTGCAGGCGGCGCGGCCGCGGCCGAAGGTTTCCTTCACGACCGGCCACAACAGACGCGCCGACGCCGTGTCGACGGGCGTGTTCAGCACGCCGACGGCCAACGGTTCCCAGAATTTTTCAAACAACTTGCCCGGCCCGGCCAGGCAGTCTTGGACCGTGTCCTCCGGCCCCGCGCAGGCGAGATGACGGACCCGCAAGTATTCGCTCAAACAAGTTCTCGGCACCCGGCCGCCACCGAACAGGATGGACCAGGGCACCCGCCCCGAATCAGGTGTCACGGTCCAGGTGTCGCCGGTCCGTAAATCGCGGAACGGAAAGGACGCGTCCTCAGGCCCGGTCAAGCTGTCCGCCGCCCCCACCGTTTGCAGATAGTCGCGGATCGCCCAATTGCCGGACAGCATCAAGTGATTGCCGTTGTCGATGCGGCGCTCCAGATGAGCATCGAAATAGGAGCGGCAGCGCCCGCCGGCATGCCCGGCGCTGTCATACAGGACGACCTTGCGCCCGTCCTGGGCCAGGCGTACGGCGGCGGCCAGGCCCGCCACCCCGGCACCGATCACATGGATACGTCCGATTGCCATCCCCCGGGCTACAGCAGGCCGTAGCGGAAGGCGACCCAAAGCTTTTCCGCCTTGGACAATCCCGCCGGCTCCAGCACCCGGTGCCAGCCGCGCGCCCGCATACGGCGGAAGATGCGCTCATAGGCTTCCATCATCATGGTCGCGGGCTTGACCCGATCGGCCTCGCACTGGCCAAGCAGAATCCGCGCTTCGGCGAACTTTTCTCCGGCCAGGGTGCCGATCTCGGTCACGGCGGCAGTCAGATTGGCGTCGGCCAGAACGCCTTGCGGATCGCGGGCGGCAACACCGTGAGTCGCCAGCAGATCATCGGGCAGATACAGCCGGTCGCGCGCCGCGTCCTCGTCCAGATCGCGCAGAATGTTGGTCAGTTGCAGGGCGAGACCGAGCGCGGCCGCCAGCCGGTCCCCGATCTCAACCCCCAGGCCGAAGATGCGGCAGCTCAGCCGCCCCACGGCGCAAGCAACCCGGTCGCAGTACAGCAGCAGATCCTCGCGGGTGGCCAGGCGCAGGGTTTCCGACGCATCCGTTTCCATGCCGTCGATGACGGCCAGAAAGTCGGCCTCGGCCAGGCCGAAATGGGCAATCGGTTCCGCCAGGGCGACGGCGACCGGGTCCTTTGGCCGCCCCGAATAAAGGGCGCGGATTTCATCCCGCCAACGGGCCAGTTCGCGTTTTTTCACGTCGAGCGGATTAGGGTCGTCGGCGATGTCGTCGACGATGCGGCAAAAGGCATAGACCGCGAACATGGCGCGACGTTTTTCGCCGGGCAGAAGCCGCATGGCCCAATAGAAGGTCGTGCCCGAGGCGCGCACGATCTGCTCCACCTGTTCACGGGCGCGGCCGACTTCGACTTCGGAAAGGGTCACCAAGTTGTGCATGGGTGCAATGGATACACTGGGGGGTGCAGCCAAGGCCAGCCCCCAATGACGGGGCAACCGTCAGCCCCGGGAACCGGGCGCGCCCGGCCCGCCGGCATAGATGCGCCCTTTCCAGCCGCCGCCCCGGCCCAGGGCGTGACGGCGGGCGGAATCGACGGTCATCAGGGTGTAGAGGAATCCCGCCACGGGCAGCCCCAGCGCCGCCCAGGGCGGGCGCCCGTACAGGCGCAGGGTCGGGAAATAGGCGATGGCCATGGCGCACCACTCCACCGCCCCGACGGCCAGCATCGGCCAATTTCCGGCAACCAGCCCCCACAGCGCCGCCACCGGCGGCACCAGGTACAGCAACACCATCCCGGCGATGGTGCCCAGCAACATCAGGGGCGAATGGCCGAGTTGCTCATACGCCGTGCGCGCGACCATGCGCCACAATTCCCCCAATCCGTCGTATCGGCGCAGGCTCACCGTCTCGCGGCTGAGCCCCAGCCAAATCGCCCCCCTGGCCTTCAACAGCGCCGCCAGGGCGCAATCGTCGATCAGGCGGTCCTTGATCGCCTTGATCCCGCCGGCCGCATCCAGGGCGGCCCGCCGCACCAACATGCAGCCGCCCGCCGCCGCCGCCGTGCGCTTGACCGGATCGTTGACCCAGGGAAAGGGAAACAGCTTTTGGAAAAAGAACACGAAGGCCGGAATCAGCAGACGCTCCCACGGCGTCTCGCAGTTGAGGCGCACCATGAGGGAGACCAGATCACGGTTCTCCATCTCCGCCTTCTCGACCAGACGGCGCAGGTTGGCCGGGTCGTGGGCAATGTCGGCGTCGGTCAACAGAACATAGCGGGCTTCGGCTGCCGCCGCCCGCGCGGCCTCAAGCCCTTGATGAACAGCCCACAGCTTGCCCGACCAGCCCTCGGCCAGCGGCCGTCCGGTGACAAGGTGAAATCGGCCACCCCCGCCCGCCGCGTCAGCCGCCCCCCGGGCCAGGGCCGCCGTGCCGTCCGTCGAATTGTCGTCAACCACCACGACATCAAGGCGACCGGGATAATCCTGGGCGAACAGGGACGCCACGGTGCGGGCGATGCTGTCGGCTTCGTCACGGGCGGGGATGACGGCGGCGATGTCGGGCCAGCTTTCTTTGGGAGGCGTCTTGGCGGCGGGGCTCAGGTGTTGATCGGCGAACCAGAACCGCCCGCGGCAGAACAGGATTCCCGCCCAGACGGCGAGCGCCAGCAGGGCGGCCCCCGTCATTTCCCGGACCTCATCGCCCGTGCAGACCGATCAGTGCGGCCAAGGCGCCCTTGGCACAGCACCAGGCATAGCCACCCTTGGTCAGCGCCACCCGCCCGGCCAGCGGGTCGCGACGGCGCAACAGGCCCGTGAGCCGGCGGGCGATTTCCCAAATGGCGGCGGCTTCCATCCCCAGTCGGCGGCTGTGCATGCCGGAGGATATGGGACGGGCTTCTTCCAACAGTATTTCGGTCGCATCGAGGCAGCGGTCGATCACGCGGCGCAGTGCCGGGGTACAGGCCGGACGGTCGAGGTCTTCCACTACCGCCCCCTCCGCGGCCAGCCAATCGCCGGGCAGGTACACCCGGTCCAGGCTGCGGTAGTCGTCCTGACAGTCCTGCAGATGATTGATGACCTGAAGCGCGTTGCACAGCGCATCCGACGGGCCGTAGCCCAAGGACGATCCACCGTGCAGGTCGATCAGGTAGCGGCCCACGGGGGCGGCGGACCGGATGCAGTAATGCATCAGGTCGTCCCAGTCCTGATAACTGCCCTTGACCGCGTCCTGCTTGAAGACGTCGATCAAATCCTGGCAATGGCGCGGTGTGATGTCGGTTTCCGCCAAACTGTCGCGCATGGCATGGGCGGTGGCGAATTCGGGATCGCCCGGATGCTGGCCCAATAACGCCGCTTCGAAACCGGCCAGGCGGCGGATCTTGGTGTCCGCGTCCAAGGCCGTGTTGTCGGCAATGTCGTCGATGGCGCGGGCGAAGCGGTAGAACCGCGCCACATGCGGGCGCAGGTCGGCCGGCAGCAGGAACGAGCCGACGGGGAAGTTTTCGTAAGCGGCGTCTTTGCCCGACGGCGTTTCCACGCCAGGGCCCGACGGCGTTTCCACGCCGGTGCCCGACGTCGGTTCAGGAGAATCGGTGGGCTGCCCCATGACCGGAAAACACCTTCACTCGGATCAGCCGGCCCCAGGATCAGGCCGACCCCAGGATCAGCC includes:
- the hpnE gene encoding hydroxysqualene dehydroxylase HpnE, whose product is MAIGRIHVIGAGVAGLAAAVRLAQDGRKVVLYDSAGHAGGRCRSYFDAHLERRIDNGNHLMLSGNWAIRDYLQTVGAADSLTGPEDASFPFRDLRTGDTWTVTPDSGRVPWSILFGGGRVPRTCLSEYLRVRHLACAGPEDTVQDCLAGPGKLFEKFWEPLAVGVLNTPVDTASARLLWPVVKETFGRGRAACKPLMARVGLSDSFVDPALDYLAAKGAEVRFNNRLRALDFGDGQVRALDFAGATVVLDPDDQVILAVPAWAAADVVPDLNGPQGSHAIVNAHFRLTQPVPAAPPLVGLVGGTAQWVFLRDDVASVTVSAADALAAEANEAIAMRLWPEVRAALGLADGPLPPWRIVKEKRATISQTPAEDRRRPAPRTAWHNLLLAGDWTATGLPATIEGSIRSGFRAADMVVTSLSSS
- the hpnD gene encoding presqualene diphosphate synthase HpnD produces the protein MHNLVTLSEVEVGRAREQVEQIVRASGTTFYWAMRLLPGEKRRAMFAVYAFCRIVDDIADDPNPLDVKKRELARWRDEIRALYSGRPKDPVAVALAEPIAHFGLAEADFLAVIDGMETDASETLRLATREDLLLYCDRVACAVGRLSCRIFGLGVEIGDRLAAALGLALQLTNILRDLDEDAARDRLYLPDDLLATHGVAARDPQGVLADANLTAAVTEIGTLAGEKFAEARILLGQCEADRVKPATMMMEAYERIFRRMRARGWHRVLEPAGLSKAEKLWVAFRYGLL
- a CDS encoding glycosyltransferase, which codes for MTGAALLALAVWAGILFCRGRFWFADQHLSPAAKTPPKESWPDIAAVIPARDEADSIARTVASLFAQDYPGRLDVVVVDDNSTDGTAALARGAADAAGGGGRFHLVTGRPLAEGWSGKLWAVHQGLEAARAAAAEARYVLLTDADIAHDPANLRRLVEKAEMENRDLVSLMVRLNCETPWERLLIPAFVFFFQKLFPFPWVNDPVKRTAAAAGGCMLVRRAALDAAGGIKAIKDRLIDDCALAALLKARGAIWLGLSRETVSLRRYDGLGELWRMVARTAYEQLGHSPLMLLGTIAGMVLLYLVPPVAALWGLVAGNWPMLAVGAVEWCAMAIAYFPTLRLYGRPPWAALGLPVAGFLYTLMTVDSARRHALGRGGGWKGRIYAGGPGAPGSRG
- the hpnC gene encoding squalene synthase HpnC codes for the protein MGQPTDSPEPTSGTGVETPSGPGVETPSGKDAAYENFPVGSFLLPADLRPHVARFYRFARAIDDIADNTALDADTKIRRLAGFEAALLGQHPGDPEFATAHAMRDSLAETDITPRHCQDLIDVFKQDAVKGSYQDWDDLMHYCIRSAAPVGRYLIDLHGGSSLGYGPSDALCNALQVINHLQDCQDDYRSLDRVYLPGDWLAAEGAVVEDLDRPACTPALRRVIDRCLDATEILLEEARPISSGMHSRRLGMEAAAIWEIARRLTGLLRRRDPLAGRVALTKGGYAWCCAKGALAALIGLHGR